In Strigops habroptila isolate Jane chromosome 4, bStrHab1.2.pri, whole genome shotgun sequence, a single genomic region encodes these proteins:
- the VRTN gene encoding vertnin — MIQRHQLVQSVLQELQEATECFGLEGLTSAALEAERTLSSFSLPGYCGRHFQEELEVDRVARSLYPEDAPSNMLPLVCKGEGNHLFEAASVLLWGNSSLSLELQVRTVVEMLLHKQYYLNGMIDSKVMLQAARYSLCTEETPEMTSLPMAILEAIFDADIKATCFPGTFANMWHVYALASVLQCNIYSIYPMSNLKIRPYFNRLIRPRRCGPRTSTLHIMWSGQQLSRQVFKAQYFVAVVGLEELEPTVPSPEPPVQPMKTLELLNSDPQLTYSNLRDRYSITKSTFYRWKRQSREHRQKAAARFAAKHFLQSCFQEGNIIPLQRFRQMFPEISRSTYYAWKHEMQSMVNGDASALTEAHAMQELHRDVPRKADVDEPANSRGSLRSPSPSLDPIQAGIFMQGAKSYLEKCISMNTLVPYRCFKRSFPGISRSTYYNWRRKAIKENPNFKPPQSPLDNQKPLEMGKPFLQLKPSSVPVRKRLNGDRSAPRSLLQLKPSLSWRKQLRDVARRQVQQWRLPFCKYRLRYPSLSSTAYWFWKGSGQAVGQHCLPWASSGQPLNRVASPAPPRVEPGLKPQCHMEVATKHLDKPVTAMPYNTISGYAMSERANSRMFVMDVIATAQFKAQAKLFLQQRFESKTFPTYKEFSARFPLTARSTYYMWKRALHDGLTLVDA; from the coding sequence ATGATCCAGCGGCACCAGCTGGTGcagtctgtgctgcaggagctgcaggaagccACCGAATGCTTTGGACTGGAGGGTCTCACCAGTGCCGCGCTGGAGGCGGAGAGGACTCTGTCATCTTTCTCCCTACCTGGCTATTGCGGGAGACATTttcaggaggagctggaggttGACCGGGTAGCCAGGAGCCTCTATCCTGAGGATGCCCCAAGTAACATGCTGCCCCTGGTTTGCAAAGGTGAGGGGAACCACCTCTTTGAGGCTGCCAGTGTGCTGCTCTGGGGCAACTCCAGCCtcagcctggagctgcaggtgcGTACGGTGGTGGAGATGCTGCTACACAAGCAATACTACTTGAATGGCATGATTGACTCCAAGGTCATGCTGCAGGCTGCCCGCTACTCCCTCTGCACTGAGGAGACCCCAGAGATGACCAGTCTCCCTATGGCTATCCTGGAAGCCATTTTTGATGCTGATATCAAAGCTACCTGTTTTCCTGGCACTTTTGCCAACATGTGGCATGTCTATGCTCTTGCCTCAGTACTGCAGTGTAACATCTACTCTATCTACCCTATGAGCAACTTGAAGATCCGGCCCTATTTCAACCGGCTTATCCGACCCAGGAGGTGTGGCCCGCGAACCTCCACTCTTCACATCATGTGGtcagggcagcagctctcccgGCAGGTCTTCAAAGCGCAGTACTTTGTGGCTGTGGTTGGCCTGGAAGAGCTAGAACCCACAGTGCCTTCACCAGAGCCTCCTGTCCAGCCCATGAAGACCCTTGAGCTGCTGAACAGTGACCCCCAGCTCACCTACTCCAACCTGCGTGACCGATACAGCATTACCAAGAGCACCTTCTACCGCTGGAAGCGCCAGTCTCGTGAGCACCGTCAGAAAGCGGCTGCCAGGTTTGCAGCTAAACACTTCCTCCAGTCCTGCTTTCAGGAGGGCAATATAATCCCCCTCCAGCGTTTCCGGCAAATGTTTCCTGAAATCTCCCGATCCACGTACTATGCCTGGAAGCATGAGATGCAGAGCATGGTCAATGGTGATGCCTCTGCTCTGACTGAGGCCCATGCGATGCAGGAGCTTCACAGGGATGTCCCCAGAAAGGCTGATGTGGATGAGCCAGCAAATTCACGGGGGAGCTTAAgatccccaagtccttctttaGACCCCATCCAAGCAGGAATCTTCATGCAAGGAGCCAAATCCTATCTGGAGAAATGCATTTCCATGAACACTCTGGTGCCTTACCGGTGCTTCAAGCGCAGCTTTCCTGGCATCTCCAGGTCCACTTACTACAACTGGCGAAGAAAAGCCATCAAGGAGAACCCCAACTTCAAACCCCCGCAGTCTCCCTTGGATAACCAGAAACCTCTAGAGATGGGAAAGCCATTCCTGCAGTTGAAGCCCAGCAGTGTGCCTGTTAGGAAGAGGCTGAATGGAGACCGGTCAGCACCCAGGAGTCTCCTGCAGCTCAAGCCCTCTCTCAGCTGGAGAAAGCAGCTGCGGGATGTGGCCAGGAGGCAGGTCCAGCAATGGCGGCTGCCCTTCTGCAAGTACCGCCTGCGCTACCCATCTCTCTCCTCCACAGCCTACTGGTTTTGGAAGGGCAGTGGCCAGGCTGTTGGGCAGCATTGCCTGCCCTGGGCCAGCTCTGGCCAGCCATTGAACCGAGTGGCTTCCCCGGCACCTCCGAGAGTGGAGCCAGGCCTTAAGCCCCAGTGCCACATGGAGGTAGCTACCAAGCACCTAGATAAGCCAGTAACAGCCATGCCATACAACACCATTTCAGGCTATGCCATGTCGGAGAGAGCCAACAGCCGGATGTTTGTGATGGATGTGATTGCCACTGCCCAGTTCAAGGCACAGGCCaagctgttcctgcagcagcGCTTCGAGTCGAAGACCTTCCCCACCTACAAGGAGTTCAGTGCCCGTTTCCCACTCACAGCCCGTTCCACCTATTACATGTGGAAGCGTGCTCTGCATGATGGGCTGACGCTCGTGGATGCCTGA